The DNA sequence CGACCGCTCGTCTAGTCGCGCTTCGGGAACACGGACGAACATGCAATCACCCTGATGCTGCTACCAGTGCAATCGTATGTTGATGTCGTCGTGCCGCCGCGTCGGGGCTTGAAAGCCCCGCCTACCATCCTGCAGTCGCTGCGCGACGCTCCAGGCTCGCCAGCCCCAGCCGTTCCCGGCGGCCGTCGCGCAGCGACGGCGTGACTGTAGGCGGGGACTTCAGTCCCCGACCGCTCGTCTAGTCGCGCTTCGGGAACACGGACGAACATGCAATCGCCCTGCTCACCTCGGCGGGGGGTGAGGGGCAACCCCGGGCGGGGGGTGAGCGGCGACCAGCGTCACAGCGCGTCCCGGCCCAGCAGCTCGTCGTAGAGGGCTTCCATGCGTTCGACCATCGTGTCGAGCCGCAGCTCCTGCTCGACGCGCGCCCGCCCAGCCCGACCGTACGCCGCCGCCAGCTCAGGATCGCGGAGCAGGCGCGTGATCGCCTCGGCCAGGGCCACAGGGTCGCCGGGCGGCACCAGCAGCCCGGTCACGCCGTCCACCACGATCTCAGGGATCGGGCCGACCGCCGAGGCGACGACCGGCCGGCCCGCCGCCATCGCCTCCACCAGCACCAGCCCAAAGCCCTCCCACAACGAGGGCAGCACGAACACATCCAGATCCGCCATGACATTCGCGATGTCCGAGCGGAACCCCTCGAACGTGACCAGGTGATCGACGCCGCGCTCGCACGCCGCCTGCCGAAGCTCGGCGACGGTGCTCAGCTCTTCGTGGCCGACCAGCCGCGCATGCACGCCCGGGACGGCCGCCGCAATCTGCGGCAGCGCGTCGAACAGCACCCGGTGACCCTTCTGCGGGGCTAACCTCGCCACCACGCCGATGGTCGGGCGATCGCTCTCACCGGGCGGGTCGCCGCCAGCGCGGCGCGACGGCGGCGGGGCGTCGGGACGGTACGGGCTCGGGTCGATGCCGTAGTAGATGCGGACGATCTTCTCGGGCGGCAGGCCGCCGTCCGTGCGAAGGTAGTCGGCCACGGCGTCCGAGATCGCCACGATCCGGTCCAGGCCACAGGCCGAGGCCCGCAGCAGCGGGCTGTAGCGCGGATGGACGTAGTAGTCGTCCATGTTGTGGACGGACCGGACCACCCTCGGCGCGAGGCCGGCCAGCTTCGACCAGCACA is a window from the Chloroflexota bacterium genome containing:
- a CDS encoding glycosyltransferase family 4 protein, whose amino-acid sequence is MADRPARVLHILSGGTIGGCEQHVLALLSRLDRRRFEPWLACFEAEPDAATPMLPMFRAAGVRVIDLKATRRTDPAAIWRLGRLLRRGQFDIVHAHSFRTELAAVCWSKLAGLAPRVVRSVHNMDDYYVHPRYSPLLRASACGLDRIVAISDAVADYLRTDGGLPPEKIVRIYYGIDPSPYRPDAPPPSRRAGGDPPGESDRPTIGVVARLAPQKGHRVLFDALPQIAAAVPGVHARLVGHEELSTVAELRQAACERGVDHLVTFEGFRSDIANVMADLDVFVLPSLWEGFGLVLVEAMAAGRPVVASAVGPIPEIVVDGVTGLLVPPGDPVALAEAITRLLRDPELAAAYGRAGRARVEQELRLDTMVERMEALYDELLGRDAL